In Legionella spiritensis, the following proteins share a genomic window:
- a CDS encoding VOC family protein, with the protein MQKITPHLWFDREAREAVEFYTSLFPDSKITTMTTLHGTPSGDCDVVSFELCNQSFMAISAGPFFKFNPSMSFLVRFNPVKDQDAAEKLDTLWNKLIDNGTALMPLQEYPFSKRYGWVQDKYGLSWQLILSDHGDEARPFIVPSLLFVGKVCGKAEEAIHFYTSVFKNSKCGMMARYGAGQAPDQEGTIMFADVMLSGEWFAAMDSAHAHDFAFNEAISFMVNCESQEEIDYYWEKLSAVPEAEQCGWLKDKYGLSWQVVPTVLGEMMTNGDRKQIDRVTQAFLSMKKFDIATLKRAYEEN; encoded by the coding sequence ATGCAGAAAATAACACCGCATTTATGGTTTGACAGGGAGGCCAGGGAAGCCGTCGAATTTTATACCTCGTTGTTTCCTGACTCAAAAATAACAACTATGACAACGCTGCATGGCACACCGTCCGGCGATTGTGATGTTGTTTCCTTTGAACTCTGCAATCAGTCGTTTATGGCCATCAGCGCCGGCCCTTTTTTCAAATTCAATCCCTCGATGTCATTTCTTGTACGTTTCAATCCGGTGAAGGATCAGGATGCGGCCGAAAAACTCGACACCCTGTGGAATAAGTTGATCGACAACGGCACAGCCCTCATGCCGCTGCAAGAGTATCCGTTCAGCAAACGTTATGGCTGGGTACAGGACAAATATGGTCTTTCATGGCAACTTATTCTGTCGGATCACGGGGACGAGGCGCGGCCATTCATTGTTCCGTCGCTCCTGTTTGTCGGCAAGGTGTGCGGCAAGGCGGAAGAAGCCATCCATTTCTATACGTCGGTATTCAAAAACTCAAAATGCGGCATGATGGCCCGCTATGGTGCGGGGCAGGCGCCGGACCAAGAGGGAACCATTATGTTTGCCGATGTCATGCTGTCAGGGGAATGGTTTGCGGCTATGGACAGCGCCCATGCCCATGATTTTGCATTTAATGAGGCGATATCGTTCATGGTGAACTGCGAAAGCCAGGAAGAGATTGATTATTATTGGGAGAAACTGTCTGCTGTCCCGGAGGCGGAGCAGTGCGGCTGGCTCAAGGATAAATACGGCCTCTCCTGGCAGGTTGTCCCCACCGTTCTCGGTGAGATGATGACCAACGGCGACCGTAAACAGATTGACCGTGTCACACAAGCGTTCCTGTCGATGAAGAAATTCGATATTGCAACGCTCAAGCGGGCTTATGAAGAAAACTAA
- a CDS encoding FAD-dependent oxidoreductase, translating into MKNKSEEKETKKIAVVGLGTGLTAVWAMENQGNFQVTGFDSGSSPGGHINSFSLQGRGKDGDLMAPVIVEGGAEFIGPPEKYPHVHALFEHLGVELKPYQLNMEFHNHQKKDKLVLPPAYFTSDGIGAQRSGCFPFLTSFFRKGQSQKKLTIDTHSLLCHFDDMLKMKSVIDDAEDLEPGVRKAKKQAVKIQQAKDKTLPPEKMKTLEQFVNAFIDGDKSKQDFADQFLYPLIAAGWGVSVDTIKTFGAHYAMNYLKAGDTWYDAPEGLSSYIDAMREQCGKTRFELDCTIKQLIPVAVDGQTKYQLLTQDDRLIMDDHGEPMLYDDVMLTSPAYITNELLADIEDKTIQDLREKLKAVEYYDTTVVFHQDKRYESEVGAVVHTRYDGERAANTMCKKWKFQEGDTPIMKTWVLPGQPMPKNVLVVKQYRHPVMNQAYYEAQQALHHTQGQAGLWFGGILGGNSDAHESGISVALQVAATLCQRERCLEVNERLKLFPDVIKSVQPGAPCDLVCGVDHDEQSEGSSLAMSPMG; encoded by the coding sequence ATGAAAAATAAATCTGAAGAAAAAGAAACAAAGAAAATAGCCGTGGTTGGTCTTGGTACCGGATTAACGGCGGTTTGGGCTATGGAAAATCAGGGTAACTTCCAGGTCACGGGGTTTGATTCCGGTTCGTCGCCGGGCGGCCATATCAACAGTTTTTCCCTCCAGGGTCGTGGAAAAGATGGCGACCTGATGGCGCCGGTAATCGTGGAAGGTGGCGCTGAATTTATCGGCCCGCCTGAAAAATACCCTCATGTTCATGCCTTATTTGAACATCTTGGCGTTGAATTGAAACCCTATCAATTAAACATGGAGTTTCATAATCATCAGAAAAAGGACAAACTTGTACTGCCGCCCGCGTATTTTACATCCGATGGTATCGGCGCTCAACGAAGCGGTTGTTTTCCTTTCCTTACCTCATTTTTCAGAAAAGGCCAATCCCAGAAAAAACTGACCATCGATACCCATTCGTTGCTGTGCCACTTCGATGACATGTTGAAAATGAAAAGTGTGATCGACGACGCCGAAGATCTTGAACCGGGCGTGCGCAAGGCTAAAAAACAGGCCGTGAAAATACAACAGGCCAAGGATAAAACACTTCCTCCCGAAAAGATGAAAACCCTGGAGCAATTTGTTAATGCCTTTATCGATGGTGATAAAAGCAAACAAGACTTTGCCGACCAGTTTCTATACCCCTTGATCGCAGCCGGCTGGGGTGTGTCCGTAGACACCATCAAAACTTTCGGCGCCCATTACGCCATGAATTATCTCAAGGCGGGCGATACCTGGTATGACGCTCCCGAAGGATTGAGCAGCTATATTGATGCCATGCGGGAGCAATGCGGCAAAACCCGATTTGAGCTGGACTGTACCATCAAACAATTAATTCCTGTGGCGGTTGACGGGCAAACGAAATACCAGTTGCTGACACAGGACGATAGGCTGATCATGGACGACCATGGCGAGCCAATGCTCTACGATGATGTGATGCTTACCTCTCCCGCTTACATCACCAACGAATTGCTGGCAGATATCGAGGATAAAACCATTCAGGACTTGCGTGAAAAGCTCAAGGCGGTGGAGTATTACGATACCACCGTTGTCTTTCATCAGGACAAGCGTTATGAATCCGAAGTCGGGGCCGTGGTTCATACCCGCTATGATGGTGAAAGGGCGGCGAATACCATGTGCAAAAAATGGAAATTTCAGGAAGGTGACACACCGATCATGAAAACCTGGGTATTGCCCGGGCAGCCTATGCCCAAAAACGTTCTGGTGGTGAAGCAATACAGGCATCCTGTCATGAACCAGGCCTATTACGAAGCCCAGCAAGCCTTGCATCATACCCAGGGACAGGCCGGACTCTGGTTTGGCGGCATACTGGGAGGCAACAGCGACGCGCACGAAAGCGGTATTTCCGTAGCGTTGCAAGTGGCGGCGACACTTTGTCAAAGAGAACGTTGTCTGGAGGTGAACGAGCGGCTTAAGTTATTCCCGGATGTGATCAAATCGGTTCAACCTGGAGCGCCCTGTGATCTGGTGTGCGGTGTCGATCATGACGAGCAATCAGAAGGCTCATCGCTTGCCATGTCCCCGATGGGGTAA